A window of the Blastocatellia bacterium genome harbors these coding sequences:
- a CDS encoding glycosyltransferase family 2 protein codes for MNASPALDLKVTTRPQPRVLCVAPAWNEGERIARVVGAVPRDLVAATVVVDDGSSDATPDYAESAGATVIRQGANRGVGAAIRAGIDYARANGFDVVVIVSGGGKTPPEQIPRLVEPILRGEAELVQGSRYLDGGEYLRMPLRRRVGTRGYTWLFSFFCGRRVTDASSGFRAIKLSLFDDRRINLWQDWLDRYELEPYLLFKALRLRHRVIEVPVTIEYPKTDGIAYTKMRAITDWWKIFRPIVFLAFGIKR; via the coding sequence ATGAACGCTTCGCCGGCGCTCGATCTGAAGGTGACGACCCGCCCGCAGCCGCGCGTGTTGTGCGTCGCCCCGGCCTGGAACGAAGGCGAGCGCATCGCCCGCGTCGTCGGTGCCGTGCCGCGCGATCTCGTTGCAGCGACGGTGGTCGTGGACGACGGCTCAAGCGACGCGACCCCGGATTACGCCGAAAGCGCCGGCGCGACAGTGATTCGTCAGGGCGCTAACCGCGGCGTCGGGGCGGCGATTCGCGCCGGCATCGATTACGCGCGGGCCAATGGTTTTGATGTGGTGGTGATTGTATCGGGTGGCGGCAAGACGCCGCCTGAGCAGATTCCGCGACTGGTCGAGCCGATCCTGCGGGGCGAAGCCGAGCTGGTGCAGGGCTCGCGCTACCTCGACGGCGGTGAATACCTGCGCATGCCTTTGCGTCGCCGTGTCGGCACGCGCGGCTATACCTGGCTGTTTTCCTTCTTCTGCGGCAGGCGGGTCACTGATGCGTCGAGCGGCTTTCGCGCCATCAAGCTGTCGTTGTTCGACGACCGGCGCATCAACCTCTGGCAAGACTGGCTCGACCGTTACGAGCTGGAGCCTTATCTGCTCTTCAAAGCCCTGCGCCTGCGCCATCGCGTCATCGAGGTGCCGGTGACCATCGAGTACCCGAAGACCGATGGCATCGCTTACACGAAGATGCGCGCCATCACCGATTGGTGGAAGATCTTCCGCCCCATCGTCTTTCTGGCCTTTGGCATCAAGCGATAG
- the rho gene encoding transcription termination factor Rho, with the protein MDSQPTITGVLQLNEKGFGFLRQAANNYLPGPKDIFVGRNLIQKYALREGVMIVGRATPSDAGRGRAQSDQLSQIETINEIALDDYTRRPEFTRLTSVDPTERLELSEGNDNLSMRVLDLIAPIGKGQRGLIVAPPKTGKTTLIEEIAEAVADNHPETHLVVLLIDERPEEVTHMKRRVRGEVVASSADQGGELHLQIARLVHERVKRMVECGEDVVMLLDSITRLARASNRETSRRGRTMSGGVDSRAMEFPRKFFGAARKAEEGGSLTIIATALIDTGSQMDEVIFQEFKGTGNLEIVLDRKLAERRIFPAIDISKSGTRKEEKLFDPDTMPQINLLRRALAGKKSVEAMELLLKGLTDTKTNRDFLARLK; encoded by the coding sequence ATGGATTCACAACCGACCATAACGGGCGTTTTGCAGCTCAACGAAAAAGGCTTCGGCTTTCTTCGTCAGGCGGCGAACAATTACCTGCCCGGCCCGAAAGATATTTTCGTCGGGCGCAACCTGATTCAGAAATACGCGCTGCGCGAAGGCGTGATGATCGTGGGGCGCGCTACGCCGAGCGATGCGGGCCGCGGGCGCGCGCAATCCGACCAGCTCAGCCAGATTGAGACCATCAATGAGATAGCGCTAGACGATTACACGCGCCGCCCGGAGTTCACTCGTTTGACCAGCGTTGACCCGACCGAGCGATTGGAGCTTTCCGAAGGCAACGACAACCTTTCAATGCGTGTGCTCGACCTGATCGCGCCCATCGGCAAGGGCCAGCGCGGCTTGATCGTCGCGCCGCCGAAAACCGGCAAGACGACGCTCATCGAAGAGATCGCCGAAGCGGTCGCCGATAACCACCCCGAAACCCATCTGGTCGTTTTGCTGATTGACGAGCGTCCCGAAGAGGTCACGCATATGAAGCGACGCGTGCGCGGCGAAGTCGTCGCGTCGTCGGCGGATCAGGGCGGCGAGCTGCACTTGCAAATCGCCCGCCTGGTTCATGAGCGCGTCAAGCGCATGGTCGAATGCGGCGAAGATGTCGTGATGTTGCTCGATTCGATCACCCGGCTGGCGCGCGCCTCGAATCGTGAGACCAGCCGCCGTGGGCGCACCATGTCCGGCGGCGTAGATTCGCGGGCGATGGAGTTCCCGCGCAAGTTCTTCGGCGCGGCGCGCAAGGCCGAAGAAGGCGGCAGCCTGACGATTATCGCGACGGCCTTGATCGATACGGGCAGCCAGATGGATGAAGTGATCTTTCAGGAGTTCAAGGGGACGGGCAACCTGGAGATCGTCCTCGACAGAAAGCTTGCCGAGCGCCGCATCTTCCCGGCCATAGACATCTCGAAATCGGGAACCCGCAAAGAAGAAAAGCTGTTCGATCCCGACACCATGCCGCAGATCAACCTGCTGCGCCGCGCCCTCGCCGGCAAAAAGTCCGTCGAAGCGATGGAGCTGTTGTTGAAGGGCCTGACCGATACGAAGACCAACCGCGACTTCCTCGCCCGCTTAAAGTGA
- a CDS encoding NAD-dependent epimerase/dehydratase family protein: MIAFEKLSGQRIVVTGGAGFVGSNIVRRLLREGARVVVLDDFYTGTLENLPGDAADMEIVRGTVTDYEMVRDVVRGAAIVFHEAARNIIVSTRNPREDYEVNIGGTLNVLLAARETKVPRTVYASSASVYGNPRYLPINEDDATNMLSPYAVSKFAGENYCKAFYESYGLSVAAVRYSNVFGTQQRPDNPYCGVIAKFFESAMRNEAPRIHGDGEQTRDFTYIDDVVEATLMAGISSKAEGQVYNVGTGRETTINQLARIIIRITGAQAEPTYVDRRDIDNIRRRVVNIEKIRRELRWVPSVTIEEGLRRTYQWLKENNEGRLA, translated from the coding sequence ATGATCGCTTTTGAAAAACTGTCAGGACAAAGGATCGTCGTCACCGGCGGTGCCGGCTTTGTCGGCTCCAACATCGTGCGCCGCCTCCTGCGCGAAGGCGCGCGCGTCGTCGTGCTGGATGATTTCTACACCGGCACGCTAGAGAACTTGCCCGGTGACGCCGCCGACATGGAGATCGTGCGCGGCACGGTGACCGATTACGAGATGGTGCGCGATGTCGTCCGGGGCGCTGCCATCGTCTTTCACGAAGCGGCGCGCAACATCATCGTCTCGACACGCAACCCGCGCGAGGATTACGAAGTCAACATCGGCGGCACACTGAACGTGCTGCTGGCGGCGCGCGAAACCAAAGTGCCGCGCACGGTCTACGCTTCGTCGGCTTCGGTCTACGGCAACCCGCGTTACCTGCCGATCAACGAAGACGATGCGACCAACATGCTCAGCCCTTACGCCGTCTCGAAATTCGCGGGCGAGAATTACTGCAAGGCGTTCTACGAAAGCTACGGCTTGTCAGTGGCGGCGGTGCGCTACTCGAACGTCTTTGGCACGCAGCAGCGGCCCGACAATCCTTACTGCGGAGTCATCGCCAAGTTCTTCGAGTCGGCGATGCGGAACGAAGCGCCGCGCATTCACGGCGACGGCGAGCAGACACGCGATTTCACTTACATTGACGACGTCGTCGAAGCGACGCTGATGGCCGGCATCTCGTCGAAGGCCGAGGGCCAGGTCTATAATGTCGGCACCGGGCGCGAAACGACGATCAATCAACTGGCGCGGATCATCATCCGCATCACTGGAGCGCAGGCCGAGCCGACCTACGTTGACCGCCGCGACATTGACAACATCCGCCGCCGCGTCGTCAACATCGAAAAGATTCGCCGCGAGCTGCGCTGGGTGCCATCCGTAACCATCGAAGAAGGGCTGCGCCGAACTTACCAATGGCTGAAAGAGAACAACGAGGGGAGGCTCGCATGA
- a CDS encoding RecQ family ATP-dependent DNA helicase: MSTEAAREALQQHFGFTEFREGQDEVVQAVLAGRNTVVVMPTGGGKSLCYQLPALMREGITLVVSPLIALMKDQVDQLAERGIPGTFINSSLSYGETNIRLSRLRMGGYKLVYVAPERFRSQAFMDSIAETQVRLFAVDEAHCISHWGHDFRPDYLRMKPAIEQLGNPQVIALTATATPQVRADICEQLGLTDAQVFVAGFDRPNLALRVMHTATERDKIDTLKRLIRHAAGAGIIYAATRKSVEQIAAKLKLAGLRVELYHGGMDDGERSRAQDAFMRGDAQAIVATNAFGMGIDKPDIRFVAHFHLPGSIEAYYQEVGRAGRDGLPSECVLLFNYADTRTQQFFIEGSHPSPELIKRVYDEIASFGLERIELTARELGDRLRVKNDMSIHSALVVLEKAGHIERGRAGEATILALMKMPIDAALDAVRDDSNEGGVLRDLIFTRNVNEREQTELDLKAIAAQLGLSDAQMRRALAALEAKGLIGYHAAFQGRGIRLLDAPPARALRVDTKELAARAAAEQWKLRRMIDYCYHKACLRTFILKYFGDRKQAPACESCSSCAPANARYLEEERVPSPPAGTLRVGRARKAETNPATELEQFIIEQAPAGVELREQLKARAASRRALTRAESASDAPRPRAQKPNPAQMTVVIKILSCIARIEREYGRGRFGKGTVAAVLRGSTSKQVLESKLNRLSTYGLLSDMRQDEITAYIKALIDAACVAIEKGLYPTVSLTDFGREVMHRRKEVMLELPD, encoded by the coding sequence GTGAGCACCGAGGCGGCGCGCGAGGCGCTGCAACAGCATTTTGGCTTCACCGAATTTCGCGAGGGCCAGGACGAAGTCGTCCAGGCTGTGCTGGCGGGCCGCAACACGGTCGTCGTCATGCCGACCGGCGGCGGCAAATCGCTCTGCTATCAACTGCCGGCCTTGATGCGCGAAGGCATCACGCTCGTCGTTTCGCCGCTCATCGCGCTGATGAAGGATCAAGTTGATCAGCTCGCCGAGCGCGGCATCCCCGGCACCTTCATCAACTCCAGCCTGAGCTACGGCGAAACCAACATTCGCCTGAGCCGTTTGCGCATGGGCGGGTACAAGCTGGTTTATGTCGCGCCCGAACGCTTTCGCAGCCAGGCCTTCATGGATTCCATTGCCGAAACCCAGGTGCGACTGTTTGCCGTGGACGAAGCGCACTGCATCTCGCACTGGGGCCATGACTTCCGCCCAGACTACCTGCGCATGAAGCCGGCTATCGAGCAGCTCGGCAATCCGCAGGTCATCGCGCTGACGGCGACGGCGACGCCGCAGGTGCGCGCAGACATCTGCGAACAGCTTGGACTGACCGACGCGCAGGTCTTTGTCGCCGGCTTTGACCGCCCCAATCTCGCCTTGCGCGTCATGCACACGGCGACCGAGCGCGACAAGATTGACACGCTGAAGCGCTTGATCCGCCATGCGGCGGGCGCCGGCATCATCTATGCCGCGACGCGCAAGAGCGTCGAACAGATTGCCGCCAAGCTCAAGCTCGCAGGTCTCCGGGTTGAGCTGTATCACGGCGGCATGGACGACGGCGAGCGCAGCCGCGCGCAAGACGCCTTCATGCGCGGCGACGCGCAGGCCATCGTGGCGACGAACGCCTTCGGCATGGGCATCGATAAACCCGACATCCGCTTCGTGGCGCATTTCCACTTGCCGGGCTCAATCGAAGCTTACTATCAAGAAGTCGGGCGCGCGGGCCGCGACGGCTTGCCGTCGGAATGCGTCCTGCTGTTTAACTACGCCGACACGCGCACGCAGCAATTCTTCATCGAAGGCAGCCACCCGTCGCCAGAGCTGATCAAGCGCGTCTATGACGAGATCGCTTCGTTCGGCCTGGAGCGCATCGAGCTGACGGCGCGCGAGTTGGGCGACCGATTGCGCGTCAAGAATGATATGTCGATCCATTCGGCGCTCGTCGTCTTGGAGAAGGCCGGCCACATCGAGCGCGGTCGCGCCGGCGAAGCGACCATCCTGGCGCTGATGAAGATGCCGATTGACGCGGCGCTCGACGCCGTGCGCGACGACTCGAATGAAGGCGGCGTGCTGCGCGACCTGATTTTCACGCGCAACGTCAACGAGCGCGAGCAGACAGAGCTCGATCTGAAAGCCATCGCCGCGCAGCTCGGCTTGAGCGATGCGCAGATGCGCCGGGCGCTGGCGGCGCTCGAAGCCAAAGGCTTGATCGGCTATCACGCGGCGTTTCAGGGGCGCGGCATCCGCTTGCTGGACGCGCCGCCGGCGCGGGCCTTGCGGGTTGACACCAAAGAGCTGGCCGCGCGCGCCGCCGCCGAACAGTGGAAGCTGCGGCGTATGATCGATTATTGCTATCATAAGGCTTGCCTGCGCACCTTCATTCTGAAATACTTCGGCGACCGCAAACAGGCGCCGGCGTGCGAGAGCTGTTCGAGCTGCGCGCCCGCCAATGCGCGTTACCTTGAAGAAGAGCGCGTCCCGTCGCCGCCCGCAGGCACATTGCGCGTGGGCCGCGCACGGAAAGCCGAGACCAACCCGGCGACCGAACTTGAGCAGTTCATCATCGAGCAAGCGCCCGCCGGCGTCGAGCTGCGCGAGCAACTGAAAGCGCGCGCCGCCAGCCGGCGGGCGCTGACGCGGGCCGAATCCGCGAGCGATGCGCCGCGACCACGCGCGCAAAAGCCGAACCCGGCACAGATGACCGTCGTCATCAAGATCCTCAGTTGCATCGCCCGCATCGAGCGCGAATATGGCCGGGGCCGTTTCGGCAAAGGAACGGTGGCAGCAGTTTTGCGCGGCTCGACCAGCAAGCAGGTGCTTGAAAGCAAGCTCAACCGGCTCTCGACCTATGGCTTGTTGAGCGATATGCGGCAGGACGAGATTACCGCCTACATTAAAGCCTTGATTGATGCCGCGTGCGTCGCCATCGAGAAGGGCCTGTACCCGACCGTGAGCCTCACAGACTTCGGGCGCGAAGTGATGCACCGCCGCAAAGAAGTCATGCTGGAATTGCCGGATTGA
- a CDS encoding C25 family cysteine peptidase, which yields MTISALAVLGLASRRFEEAAATAVLQKRAPAAIFTVNSTGDQADLTPGDGVCLTANGDCTLRAAIEETNALAGADTINFNIGAGTPSITPATALPSITDKLTIDGNSGGATRVQINGSGVATAGTHGLVLVTGSSGSAIRSLVIRQWTGNGVRIQSDNNLIENNYIGTNETGSVAAANGAGGVVISGGSGNTIGGLTVTAGTAPGNVISGNDTNGVMLTAAATMNSVQGNLIGIAAGGATALRNTGHGVLIDSAPANTIGGSTTTARNIITGGTATASFGVSIQGETSDNNTIAGNYIGTDITGMLDIGAGGDGVRINSGPDNNTIGGPTLTPGTPPGNVISGNGATGCATCDGIEIVGSSTTQNTTTGNKVQGNIIGLKADGMSALKNERNGVNINDASSTTIGGSSAMERNVISGNNTDANTDGIDVNGENADNNTIAGNYIGTNINGTAAIANGGNGVFVNGGPDNNTIGGSTLTPGTPPGNVISGNTGDGVELLGGSSSGHLVRGNLIGLQAGGAAALGNGANGVLLNAVTNSTVGGATSDLRNVISANGANGVQLNEGIGGVTDNNAVSSNYIGTDITGMNDLGNTSAGVHLVQADGVTVGGITATPGTSPGNVISGNNTVGIDADNANDDAVQGNLIGLKANGTDAMPNTSHGIHIRNTSVRIAVGGTAAGAANTIAFNGGDGVNVAGASSNGNSIRANSIYSNTGLGIDLTGGTENANGVTANDANDSDSGANTLQNYPVITAASVSGGSTTVAGTLNSTPNMTFAIEFYSMTTADPSGNGEATSYRGSTSVTTNASGNASFSGIVLTTTDPLITATATNTTGSPANNTSEFAADFTATSPTAVRLESFKALADDSGKVYLEWRTGYEADNLGFNLYREVRGQRARINPSLIAGSALIAGQDTVLAAGDVYSWVDARGAAETAAMYWLEDIDLSGGATLHGPFFTTPVDKLPAEARAVLLNEIKDSGNSAQRQLLPATASRKGMARLSADRLANDSLAKQWEIAAQAGVKLLIKQAGWYRITQPELIAAGLDPMRDPRFLQLFADGQEVAMLVNGGLKGRLDSTDSIEFFATPLDTPETAAHAYYLTFGAQPGRRIAGVSGLPDKPGAAQSFDYTTELKPRLLYFPSIKNGDADNWFGPIISSTPYTLSLNVSLPDLQAASPATLDLVTQGLGLNVGHGVSLSLNGSVVGTTLFDGQAHSTTTFTLPMSLLRDGDNSITLQALNGPSDFSVLDAVRLTYAHRFAADNDALLMNVEGGQTIQVSGFPQPAVRLFDITEAISPVEIQGQVEADGNSYRLTAAVPAGSGARLLYAVSDAAVRHPAQVIAQRPSTWNRAANGADLIIISHASLIPSLAPLKQLRLKQGYSVAVVDVEDLFDEFSFGAHSAAALRDFITRAHSLWKKKPGFVLLAGDASYDPRNYLGLGDNDFVPTGRITTLQFETASDEWLGDSDGDGLAEVALGRLPVRSAESAALVVGKLLNYEKQRHEGALLVADRNDGYNFEAATAVVKSLLPPGLAVTNIYRSQMDDAAAHQAVMAGLSRGPLVVNYAGHGSASVWRGSLLVTSDAAGLSNRDQLTVVISMTCLNGLFNDPRTASLGEALLLTEGGAAAVWASSAQTSGDGQALMNQEVMRQLFAGATTRVQGMTIGEATRRARQAVSDSDVRRSWVLLGDPTMRVK from the coding sequence ATGACAATTTCAGCACTTGCAGTGCTGGGTCTGGCTTCGCGCCGATTTGAAGAAGCGGCTGCGACTGCCGTCTTACAGAAGCGAGCGCCCGCCGCCATCTTCACCGTCAACTCGACGGGCGACCAGGCAGACCTGACGCCTGGGGACGGGGTTTGCTTGACCGCGAACGGCGACTGTACGCTGCGGGCGGCCATAGAAGAAACCAATGCCCTGGCCGGTGCCGACACCATCAATTTCAACATTGGCGCGGGCACTCCCTCAATCACCCCGGCAACCGCGCTGCCTTCGATTACTGATAAGCTAACGATTGACGGCAATAGTGGCGGCGCGACCCGCGTGCAGATCAATGGAAGTGGCGTTGCGACAGCCGGCACGCACGGGCTGGTACTGGTTACAGGCAGCAGCGGCAGCGCGATCCGCTCGCTGGTCATCCGGCAATGGACTGGTAACGGCGTGCGCATCCAGTCAGACAACAACCTGATCGAGAACAACTACATCGGCACGAACGAAACCGGCAGCGTCGCGGCGGCAAATGGCGCGGGCGGCGTGGTGATCTCTGGCGGCTCTGGCAATACCATTGGCGGCTTGACCGTGACGGCGGGGACGGCGCCCGGCAACGTCATTTCGGGCAACGACACGAATGGCGTCATGCTCACCGCCGCCGCGACGATGAATAGCGTGCAGGGTAACCTGATCGGGATTGCCGCCGGTGGCGCGACGGCGCTGAGGAACACAGGCCACGGCGTCTTGATCGATAGCGCGCCGGCCAATACCATCGGCGGCTCGACAACAACGGCGCGGAACATCATTACCGGCGGCACCGCGACGGCTTCATTCGGCGTCTCGATTCAGGGCGAGACGAGTGACAACAACACCATAGCCGGAAATTATATCGGCACAGACATCACGGGCATGCTCGACATCGGCGCGGGCGGCGACGGCGTGCGAATCAATTCGGGGCCGGATAACAACACGATAGGCGGCCCGACTTTAACGCCCGGCACGCCGCCCGGCAATGTCATCAGCGGCAACGGCGCGACCGGCTGTGCCACCTGTGATGGCATCGAAATCGTCGGCAGCAGCACGACGCAGAACACGACGACCGGCAACAAGGTTCAGGGCAACATTATTGGCCTCAAAGCCGATGGCATGTCGGCTTTGAAGAACGAGCGCAACGGCGTCAACATCAACGACGCCTCCAGCACGACCATCGGCGGCTCGTCGGCGATGGAGCGCAATGTCATATCGGGCAATAACACAGACGCCAACACCGACGGCATAGACGTGAATGGCGAGAACGCCGACAACAACACGATTGCGGGCAATTACATCGGCACCAACATCAACGGCACGGCGGCCATTGCCAACGGCGGCAACGGCGTCTTTGTCAACGGCGGGCCGGATAACAACACGATAGGCGGCTCGACTTTAACGCCCGGCACGCCGCCCGGCAACGTCATCAGCGGCAACACCGGCGACGGCGTTGAGCTTCTCGGCGGCTCCTCCTCTGGCCATCTGGTGCGCGGCAATTTGATCGGCCTTCAAGCGGGCGGCGCGGCGGCGCTGGGCAATGGAGCTAACGGTGTACTTCTGAATGCCGTAACCAATTCGACGGTCGGCGGCGCGACTTCTGATCTGCGCAATGTCATCTCAGCCAACGGCGCCAATGGCGTGCAACTGAACGAAGGAATCGGCGGGGTCACAGACAACAACGCGGTCTCAAGCAACTACATCGGCACAGACATCACAGGCATGAACGACCTCGGCAACACGAGCGCAGGGGTCCATCTCGTCCAGGCCGATGGCGTCACTGTCGGCGGCATTACTGCAACACCCGGCACCTCGCCCGGCAACGTCATCAGCGGTAACAACACCGTCGGCATCGATGCCGACAACGCCAACGATGATGCGGTGCAGGGCAACCTGATCGGCCTGAAAGCCAATGGCACGGACGCCATGCCCAACACCAGCCACGGCATTCACATCCGCAACACCTCGGTCAGAATCGCCGTCGGCGGGACGGCAGCCGGGGCCGCCAACACCATCGCGTTCAATGGCGGCGATGGCGTGAATGTCGCGGGCGCTTCCAGTAACGGCAACTCGATCCGCGCCAACTCGATCTATTCGAACACAGGGCTAGGCATAGACCTGACCGGCGGCACCGAAAACGCCAATGGCGTGACCGCCAACGATGCGAACGATAGCGACAGTGGGGCAAACACCTTACAAAATTATCCGGTGATCACCGCCGCCAGTGTAAGCGGCGGCAGCACGACGGTCGCAGGCACCTTGAACAGCACGCCCAACATGACCTTCGCCATCGAGTTTTATTCAATGACAACCGCCGACCCTTCGGGTAATGGCGAAGCGACAAGCTATCGCGGCTCGACCTCTGTGACGACGAACGCCAGCGGCAACGCGAGCTTCAGCGGCATCGTGCTGACCACCACAGACCCGCTGATTACCGCGACCGCCACCAACACGACGGGATCGCCTGCCAACAACACTTCGGAATTCGCCGCCGACTTCACGGCGACGAGCCCGACCGCCGTCCGGCTCGAATCGTTTAAGGCCCTCGCCGACGACAGCGGCAAAGTTTATTTAGAATGGCGAACCGGCTACGAGGCAGACAACCTCGGCTTCAACCTTTACCGCGAAGTCAGGGGTCAGCGCGCGCGGATTAATCCTTCGCTGATCGCCGGGTCGGCACTGATCGCCGGCCAGGATACCGTGCTTGCCGCCGGCGATGTCTATTCGTGGGTTGACGCGCGAGGTGCGGCTGAAACGGCGGCGATGTACTGGCTCGAAGACATTGACCTGAGCGGCGGCGCAACCCTGCACGGCCCCTTCTTTACTACACCTGTGGACAAGCTCCCCGCCGAAGCCCGCGCGGTTCTGCTCAATGAGATTAAAGATTCAGGCAACTCGGCTCAGAGGCAATTGCTGCCGGCGACTGCAAGCCGCAAAGGCATGGCGAGGCTTTCAGCCGACCGCCTTGCCAACGACAGCCTTGCCAAGCAGTGGGAGATTGCCGCTCAAGCAGGCGTCAAGCTGCTGATCAAGCAAGCCGGATGGTATCGCATCACTCAGCCCGAGCTCATTGCCGCCGGTCTCGATCCAATGCGCGACCCGCGCTTCTTACAACTCTTTGCCGATGGCCAAGAGGTCGCCATGCTCGTCAACGGCGGCCTTAAAGGGCGGCTCGATTCGACCGATTCCATCGAGTTTTTCGCCACGCCACTCGACACCCCGGAGACCGCTGCGCACGCCTATTACCTCACCTTCGGCGCTCAGCCCGGTCGCCGGATCGCGGGCGTTAGCGGCCTTCCCGACAAGCCGGGCGCGGCTCAGAGCTTCGATTACACCACCGAGCTGAAGCCCCGCTTGCTCTACTTCCCTTCAATCAAGAACGGCGACGCCGACAACTGGTTCGGCCCCATCATCAGCAGCACGCCTTATACGCTCTCCTTGAACGTTTCGCTGCCTGACCTTCAAGCCGCATCGCCCGCAACGCTCGATCTGGTGACACAGGGACTCGGCCTCAACGTCGGTCACGGCGTCAGCCTTAGCCTCAACGGCTCGGTTGTCGGCACAACGCTATTCGATGGTCAGGCGCATTCAACGACCACTTTCACGCTGCCGATGTCGCTGCTGCGCGACGGCGACAACAGCATCACCTTGCAAGCTCTCAATGGCCCGAGCGATTTCAGCGTCCTCGACGCCGTGCGCCTGACCTACGCGCACCGCTTCGCCGCAGACAACGATGCCCTGCTGATGAACGTCGAAGGCGGCCAGACCATACAGGTCAGCGGCTTCCCGCAGCCCGCCGTTCGCCTTTTCGACATTACCGAGGCGATCAGCCCTGTCGAGATTCAAGGTCAGGTTGAAGCGGACGGTAATAGTTACAGGCTGACAGCGGCAGTGCCCGCCGGCAGCGGGGCGCGGCTGTTGTATGCGGTCAGCGATGCGGCAGTGCGGCATCCGGCACAGGTCATCGCCCAGCGACCCTCGACCTGGAACCGCGCCGCCAACGGCGCCGACCTCATCATCATCTCTCACGCCAGCCTCATTCCTAGCCTTGCCCCTCTCAAACAGCTCAGGCTTAAGCAGGGCTACTCCGTCGCCGTCGTTGATGTCGAAGACCTCTTCGATGAATTCTCCTTCGGCGCTCACTCGGCTGCGGCTCTCCGTGACTTCATCACCCGCGCCCATTCGCTCTGGAAGAAGAAGCCGGGCTTTGTCCTGCTTGCCGGCGACGCCAGCTACGACCCGCGCAACTATCTCGGCCTTGGCGACAATGACTTCGTGCCGACCGGGCGCATCACCACCTTGCAGTTCGAGACTGCCTCTGACGAATGGCTCGGCGACAGCGATGGCGACGGCCTGGCTGAAGTCGCCCTTGGCCGCCTGCCGGTGCGCTCTGCCGAGTCTGCGGCGCTGGTCGTCGGCAAGCTGCTCAATTATGAGAAGCAACGCCACGAGGGGGCTTTGCTGGTCGCCGACCGCAATGACGGCTACAACTTCGAGGCGGCGACGGCGGTGGTCAAGAGCCTGCTGCCGCCGGGGCTAGCGGTGACGAACATTTATCGCAGTCAGATGGATGACGCGGCGGCGCACCAGGCGGTGATGGCGGGGCTCAGTCGCGGGCCGCTGGTGGTCAATTATGCCGGGCACGGCTCGGCCAGCGTGTGGCGCGGCAGCTTGCTCGTGACCAGTGATGCAGCGGGCCTGAGCAACCGCGACCAGTTGACGGTAGTGATCTCGATGACCTGCTTGAACGGCTTGTTCAATGATCCGCGGACGGCGAGCCTGGGCGAAGCCCTGCTGTTGACGGAAGGCGGGGCGGCGGCGGTGTGGGCATCGTCGGCACAGACGAGCGGCGATGGGCAGGCGCTGATGAATCAAGAAGTGATGCGGCAACTGTTCGCAGGCGCAACGACGCGAGTGCAGGGGATGACCATCGGCGAGGCAACGAGGCGAGCGCGGCAAGCGGTCAGCGACAGTGACGTGCGGCGGAGCTGGGTGTTGTTGGGCGATCCGACGATGCGCGTGAAGTAA
- a CDS encoding Uma2 family endonuclease → MSLPKSEPPPEPLYTIDEYLARERKSEERHQYLDGLIYLMAGESPAHGDICVNLIAELRTQLRGTPCRVWTKDAKVLSGPTIRSARSMKGLFSYPDLVVVCGEPKFLDEHLDVVLNPQVIIEVLSPSTESFDRSEKFRRYLRYNPTLTDYVMVSQAEPAIDHFRRMSSGEWVYLPIEGLEDSLTLSSIDCVIRLSEIYDRVGFPEEAEEIEAEP, encoded by the coding sequence ATGAGCTTACCGAAATCAGAGCCGCCGCCAGAGCCGCTCTACACCATTGATGAATATCTCGCCAGGGAGCGCAAATCCGAAGAGCGCCACCAGTATCTTGACGGGCTGATCTACCTGATGGCCGGCGAAAGCCCGGCGCACGGCGACATCTGCGTGAATCTTATTGCAGAACTGCGAACCCAATTGCGTGGCACGCCCTGCCGCGTGTGGACGAAAGATGCGAAGGTTTTGAGCGGCCCGACCATCCGGTCGGCGCGCAGCATGAAAGGATTGTTCTCGTATCCCGATCTCGTCGTCGTCTGCGGCGAGCCGAAGTTTCTCGACGAGCACCTCGACGTCGTGCTGAACCCGCAGGTTATCATCGAGGTGCTGTCACCTTCGACTGAATCATTTGATCGCAGCGAAAAATTCCGGCGTTACCTTCGTTATAACCCGACGCTCACTGATTATGTAATGGTCTCGCAAGCAGAGCCCGCCATAGATCATTTTCGCCGCATGTCGAGCGGCGAATGGGTGTACCTGCCAATCGAAGGGCTCGAAGACAGCCTGACCCTCTCGTCCATTGATTGTGTGATCCGGCTCAGTGAGATTTACGACCGCGTCGGCTTTCCCGAAGAAGCCGAGGAGATAGAAGCGGAGCCATAG